In Fragaria vesca subsp. vesca linkage group LG1, FraVesHawaii_1.0, whole genome shotgun sequence, the sequence AAACCAGACTCAACTTCGCCAAATTCATGCCTCTCGGAACTTTCATCAACCAAGTTCTCTCCACACTCACACACACCACCATCCCCCTCAAACCTTTCTTGTTCAACATTCTTCTCAGTCAATGTAACAACTCCCACTTGGGTTTTCCCCAAATCAAACTCAACAACGCCATTTTCATGCCTCTCAGAACTTTCATCAACCAAGGAATCTACATACCTACATACCCCAACACCCCCATCAAAACTTTCTTCTTCAACATTCCGCTCCATCAAACAAACTCCCACTTCATTTTTCCCCAAACCAAACTCATGCCTCACACAACTTTCCTCAAACAAGTTCTCCACACCACCATGCCCATCAAGGCCTTCTTCTTCAACATTCCTCTCCCCAAAACAAACAACCCCCACTTCATCTTCCCCCGAACCAAACTCAACTCCCCCAAACTCACACCTCTCCAAACTTTCATCAAACACGTTCTCCACACACTCACACAAACCACCAAACCCATCAAACCTTTCTTCCTCAACACTCTTCTCCTCCACACAACCAACTCCAACTCCTCTCAAAACCTCCTTCTCATCCAAACCCTCATCCAAAAACTCATCAAGAACCAAACTTTCCTTTTTGGGCTCACTCAAAAACTCATCAACTTCCACAGCTTTCTCAACAAACCCACTTCCTACCTCACTCTCCCACCGATGAACTCTGGGCTTACACTCATAAAGAACCCGTCTTTTTCCCACATGGTCATCCCTGCTCGGACACAAAGCAACAATCACAGGCAAAAGGAAGCAAAGCAAGAAAGGTACCAGGAAACACAGAACAATTGTCAATACAAAATCTGAAATAAAGTCCATAGCTTTATGCAGAGAGAGAGATACCCAGAAAACTGGAGAGCTTAATTTCGATGGTGATAATGATGAGGCACACAAACAGAGAGAGTAGGGAGGATTTTTGCAGAACAGAGCAAAGTATATTCTGCAATGTTTGCTCTGCTTCTACTGCTACAGTTGAATTGTCGGTCCCATTCATAAAGTAAAAGCTCTTTCTTTTCTCTTTGTCAAATTTTAAATTTTGTTGGTTTTGGTAAAAATGAGGTGTTTGGAAAATGACTTTTTGTTTTCCTAGAAGTGATTACAAAAGGTTTTATACTTGGAGTGATATCAAGCTCAAAACATGCTTTGAGTGATATGCTCGTACATGGTATTAGCATACTCAAGGGATCACAAATTATGTTTAGTTGGGGAATGATTATTATTAAATGGTATTTGGTTTGCATGTTTAGAGCTAAAATATATCGAGAGAGGTCATAGTCGAAAAATAGTTACTATTTTGTAATATTAATTATGTTGAACGAAACCAACTTTGATAGAGGACACACATACATAATCAATCACGATGGTTTTTAGCTGTGAATT encodes:
- the LOC101306960 gene encoding uncharacterized protein LOC101306960 encodes the protein MDFISDFVLTIVLCFLVPFLLCFLLPVIVALCPSRDDHVGKRRVLYECKPRVHRWESEVGSGFVEKAVEVDEFLSEPKKESLVLDEFLDEGLDEKEVLRGVGVGCVEEKSVEEERFDGFGGLCECVENVFDESLERCEFGGVEFGSGEDEVGVVCFGERNVEEEGLDGHGGVENLFEESCVRHEFGLGKNEVGVCLMERNVEEESFDGGVGVCRYVDSLVDESSERHENGVVEFDLGKTQVGVVTLTEKNVEQERFEGDGGVCECGENLVDESSERHEFGEVESGLARNEAGVVCLPEKDVEEECCVGDCGICGCRENLADDSSERHEFDEIEFDLARNQVGTLESEEIKVSKCVGNDETDEAKNNVVDGQANEGLFSEDNDWEDIERTELERLFAAAVVFVGSKSNADRVSSLGSDVKMRLDGLHKIATRGPCLEPQPMAFKISARAKWNAWQQLGNMSAEVAMEQYIALLSESVPGWMQDVHGDFVDSQVHKSDKSVTADLNTVIQNQSEAAGVRKVEELKSDAKGLDEMGLEVITC